The following proteins are encoded in a genomic region of Desulfovibrio sp. JC010:
- a CDS encoding restriction endonuclease, which translates to MSERKRNPHQSIRAYCLWCMGGSPQLVRECEDSDCSLYELRGPKTEESQRTCIRAIRRHCLACTVGDRQAIRDCKEKECVIRRFRFGVHPKTMQKRRKRQQAKSHLMLPGL; encoded by the coding sequence TTGAGCGAACGGAAAAGAAATCCTCATCAGTCCATACGAGCCTACTGCCTGTGGTGCATGGGCGGCAGCCCGCAGCTTGTCAGAGAATGTGAGGACAGCGACTGCTCTCTTTATGAGTTGCGCGGGCCCAAAACCGAGGAATCGCAGCGCACCTGCATCCGGGCCATCCGCCGCCACTGCCTCGCCTGCACTGTGGGCGACCGTCAGGCTATCCGTGATTGTAAAGAAAAAGAATGCGTCATCCGTCGTTTCCGCTTCGGGGTTCATCCCAAAACCATGCAGAAGCGCAGGAAACGGCAGCAGGCCAAAAGTCACCTCATGTTACCCGGACTTTAA
- a CDS encoding methyltransferase domain-containing protein, which translates to MTRNAELKKIVAEVGEDLIWRPLYDFEQTRLAQGVGDDIDGIDPEFKELDFTDKTVCDLGCNMGHFSFYASERGAVEVVGYDLEPKVVSGAKKLARLYGVDNVDFKVCNFAYDDPEQTFDMGMLIDILGKINIGKGHMTAILLGLEKRSESEMLLTFRPEYYVQKHFGLTEDYFLELYPEAEIRDGLFSLLDFAKALFVDKWDMDYLSRPHPDDEQYKRTVHFKRR; encoded by the coding sequence ATGACCAGAAACGCTGAATTGAAAAAAATAGTTGCCGAGGTTGGGGAAGACCTGATCTGGCGTCCGTTGTATGATTTTGAACAGACCCGGCTCGCTCAGGGGGTGGGGGATGATATCGACGGCATAGATCCGGAATTCAAGGAACTTGACTTCACCGACAAAACCGTCTGTGACCTTGGCTGCAACATGGGCCATTTTTCCTTTTATGCAAGTGAACGCGGGGCAGTAGAAGTTGTCGGTTATGACCTGGAGCCCAAAGTCGTCAGCGGTGCTAAAAAGCTGGCCCGGCTTTATGGTGTGGACAACGTTGATTTCAAGGTTTGTAATTTCGCTTACGACGACCCTGAGCAGACTTTTGATATGGGTATGCTCATAGACATCCTCGGCAAGATCAACATCGGCAAAGGGCATATGACCGCAATCCTTCTGGGTCTTGAAAAGCGGAGCGAGTCTGAAATGCTGCTTACTTTCCGTCCTGAATATTATGTGCAAAAACATTTCGGCCTGACAGAGGATTATTTTTTGGAACTGTACCCCGAGGCCGAAATCAGGGACGGTTTGTTCAGTCTTCTTGATTTTGCCAAAGCTCTTTTTGTCGATAAATGGGATATGGATTACCTCTCCAGGCCGCATCCTGATGATGAGCAATACAAGCGCACCGTACATTTTAAGCGCAGATAA
- the cbiQ gene encoding cobalt ECF transporter T component CbiQ, which yields MQQLTEQFAYTDSIIHSMHPGFRLACAFLFSLAGALVTNLVAAVSVLAAGIFFVLAARLQFKVLLKRLLVINFFILFLWCFLPFSRPGEPVFNIGPFTATLEGIIYTAVITLKSNGVILAMTSLISTMQVQTLGAGMQSLKLPEKLSRLLLFSWRYVHVMLTEYTRIRRAAAMRGFVPRTNLRTYRTYAWLMGMLLVRSLDRAQRVWQAMLCRGFAGTFHTLTSYRVGKKDLALLTATMGFVALFIFLEFNKIEVPL from the coding sequence TTGCAGCAGCTGACTGAACAATTTGCCTACACAGACTCGATTATCCACTCCATGCATCCCGGATTCAGACTGGCCTGTGCATTCCTTTTTTCCCTTGCCGGGGCATTGGTTACAAACCTTGTAGCAGCGGTCAGCGTACTTGCGGCAGGGATTTTTTTTGTCCTTGCAGCCCGGCTGCAATTCAAGGTCCTGCTTAAACGGCTGCTGGTCATAAACTTCTTCATCCTCTTCCTCTGGTGCTTCCTGCCCTTTTCCCGGCCCGGAGAACCTGTTTTCAACATCGGCCCTTTCACGGCCACGCTGGAAGGAATTATCTACACCGCCGTCATCACCCTGAAATCAAACGGTGTAATCCTTGCCATGACCTCACTCATCTCCACCATGCAGGTGCAGACACTGGGCGCGGGCATGCAGTCTCTAAAGCTGCCGGAAAAACTCAGCAGGCTGTTACTTTTCAGCTGGCGCTACGTACACGTAATGCTCACCGAATACACCCGCATACGCCGGGCTGCCGCCATGCGCGGATTCGTTCCCCGCACCAACCTGCGTACCTACCGAACCTACGCGTGGCTCATGGGCATGCTGCTGGTCCGCAGCCTTGACCGGGCCCAGCGGGTCTGGCAGGCCATGCTCTGCCGGGGTTTTGCCGGGACCTTTCACACCCTGACCAGCTACCGGGTCGGTAAAAAAGATCTGGCCCTGCTGACTGCGACCATGGGATTTGTGGCCCTGTTCATTTTTCTGGAGTTTAATAAAATCGAGGTTCCGCTGTGA
- a CDS encoding shikimate kinase has translation MAKEYIEMTDIEYVVEEKDKKSVYVPGMAKDMIIGGRDSGNVFLFSLNDELRKSIAAQVAEKLGREYVVVGRSDGNPVLEKLAEGDNQIVSLPRGAAKSEKMRELLKNNGKVIFIMCDFMTLLNASDGSDDAREQISLMLNRFEPSFMEAAHHIVRSDQTDEEILQDVLEKIAI, from the coding sequence ATGGCAAAAGAATATATTGAGATGACGGATATTGAGTACGTTGTTGAGGAAAAAGACAAGAAGTCAGTTTATGTTCCGGGTATGGCTAAAGATATGATTATCGGCGGTCGCGATTCCGGGAATGTTTTCCTTTTTTCCCTTAATGATGAGCTGCGTAAATCCATCGCAGCGCAGGTGGCTGAAAAGCTCGGCCGTGAGTACGTTGTAGTCGGGCGCAGCGACGGCAACCCGGTGCTGGAAAAACTGGCCGAAGGCGATAATCAGATTGTCAGCCTGCCGCGCGGTGCTGCCAAGTCCGAAAAAATGCGCGAACTGCTCAAGAATAACGGCAAGGTTATTTTCATCATGTGCGATTTCATGACCCTGCTCAATGCATCCGACGGCTCAGACGATGCCCGCGAACAGATTTCGCTCATGCTCAACCGCTTTGAGCCCAGCTTCATGGAAGCCGCGCACCACATCGTGCGTTCTGATCAGACCGATGAAGAAATTCTGCAGGATGTTTTGGAAAAGATAGCTATTTAG
- a CDS encoding ABC transporter ATP-binding protein, which produces MSSPIFSLHEINFSYPGNEVLKNADFALNAGQKIGLTGHNGSGKTTLLHIIMGLLKPQSGQVRYMGREIKSEKDFRELRQGVGLLFQQADDQLFCPTVLEDVAFGPLNLGKSPEETRKIAEYTLCTLGLSGYEERVSYRLSGGEKKLVSLATVLAMEPQALVLDEPTNDLDPAMRERLIDILNSLDIAMLVVSHDLDFLVRVTDMEYSCSKGKILRGASNFKDDHDYGQCEL; this is translated from the coding sequence GTGAGTTCACCCATATTTTCCCTGCATGAAATAAATTTTTCCTATCCCGGAAACGAAGTCCTCAAAAACGCGGACTTCGCCCTCAATGCGGGACAGAAAATCGGCCTGACCGGACATAACGGATCAGGCAAAACCACTCTGCTGCACATCATCATGGGCTTACTCAAGCCGCAGTCCGGGCAGGTCCGCTACATGGGCCGGGAGATAAAATCAGAAAAGGATTTCCGGGAGCTGCGCCAAGGCGTGGGGCTGCTTTTTCAGCAGGCCGATGACCAGCTCTTCTGCCCCACCGTGCTGGAAGACGTGGCCTTCGGTCCGCTCAATCTGGGCAAATCCCCGGAGGAAACCCGCAAAATAGCCGAATACACCCTCTGCACCCTCGGCCTTTCCGGCTACGAAGAGCGGGTTTCCTACCGCCTTTCCGGCGGTGAAAAAAAACTGGTTTCCCTCGCCACTGTACTTGCCATGGAACCGCAGGCACTGGTGCTGGACGAACCCACCAACGACCTTGATCCGGCCATGCGCGAAAGGCTGATCGACATACTGAATTCACTGGATATCGCCATGCTGGTGGTTTCCCATGACCTTGATTTTCTGGTACGGGTCACAGATATGGAATACTCCTGCAGCAAAGGAAAAATCCTGCGCGGAGCCTCAAATTTCAAAGATGATCACGACTACGGACAGTGTGAACTTTAA
- a CDS encoding 3D domain-containing protein produces MSKFRTLLLIATALFIVSGCIGEEKTITMKVASTAYTSHVAQTSKHPFLGAWGDELKPGMKCIAVSRDLIPKGLGHNAKVKIEGLPGEYLVKDKMNKRWTNKIDIYMGLDTKAAKEWGKREVTITFEKKEKK; encoded by the coding sequence ATGAGTAAATTCAGAACCCTTTTATTGATTGCAACCGCTCTCTTCATCGTTTCAGGATGCATTGGTGAAGAAAAAACAATAACCATGAAAGTTGCCTCCACCGCCTACACTTCACACGTGGCGCAGACCTCAAAACACCCTTTTCTCGGCGCATGGGGGGATGAACTCAAACCGGGCATGAAATGCATCGCCGTATCACGTGATTTGATCCCCAAGGGACTGGGACACAACGCAAAAGTAAAAATCGAAGGACTCCCCGGAGAGTATCTGGTCAAAGACAAAATGAATAAACGCTGGACCAATAAGATTGACATCTATATGGGACTGGATACAAAAGCAGCAAAGGAATGGGGCAAACGGGAAGTGACCATTACCTTTGAAAAGAAAGAGAAGAAATAA
- a CDS encoding dimethylarginine dimethylaminohydrolase family protein → MFSNAIVRTPAKSLGQGLTEAGLGCPDMELTAAQHKSYIEYLQQAGISVTILPAVEAYPDSVFVEDTAVMIPHTDGTAAFLTCPGAESRRGEVNEIKSALVAQTGEIIRMEAGGLMEGGDVLLMGKTFYVGIDSRTNAKGCEQFARAAAGFGYKTVAVPFDNGMPHLKTELSALDEETLIMSARFAGREEFAGFKKLIVPEGEEYSANCLYLGEKLLAPQGFPKTAELLDKNGFKPDFIDMSEFRKMDGGLTCLSLRW, encoded by the coding sequence CAGCAACGCAATTGTCAGGACCCCGGCAAAAAGTCTCGGACAGGGACTCACCGAAGCGGGCCTCGGCTGTCCGGATATGGAACTGACCGCAGCCCAGCATAAAAGCTACATTGAATATTTACAGCAGGCCGGAATCAGCGTCACAATCCTGCCTGCGGTGGAAGCATACCCGGACTCTGTGTTCGTGGAAGACACCGCGGTCATGATCCCGCACACAGACGGAACCGCCGCTTTCCTGACCTGCCCCGGTGCAGAATCGAGGCGCGGAGAAGTAAATGAGATTAAATCCGCCCTTGTCGCCCAGACCGGTGAAATCATCCGCATGGAAGCAGGCGGACTCATGGAAGGCGGAGATGTACTGCTCATGGGCAAAACTTTCTATGTCGGTATCGATTCCCGAACCAACGCAAAAGGCTGCGAGCAATTCGCCAGAGCAGCTGCCGGATTCGGCTACAAGACCGTTGCGGTTCCCTTTGATAACGGCATGCCCCACCTCAAGACCGAGCTTTCCGCACTTGATGAAGAAACCCTGATCATGTCCGCACGTTTTGCCGGGCGCGAAGAGTTCGCCGGATTCAAAAAGCTCATCGTACCGGAAGGCGAGGAGTACTCCGCCAACTGCCTCTATCTGGGAGAAAAGCTGCTCGCCCCGCAAGGGTTCCCGAAAACAGCCGAACTGCTGGATAAAAACGGCTTCAAACCGGATTTTATTGATATGTCGGAGTTCCGCAAAATGGACGGCGGGCTGACCTGTTTATCTTTAAGATGGTAG